In Methanocaldococcus sp., the genomic stretch ACTAAATTTTAAATCATTTGATGATATTATTAAATTTTGTGAAGATTTAAAAATAGGTATAGTAGAAGTAGTAAATGAAAATCCTATCCAGATTAGATTGGATGAATGTATCACATGCTCTGGCTTACCAAATATAGGAAAACCATACTGTTACTTTGAAGCAGGATTTCTTGCAGGATGTTTAGAATCAATCTTAGGTAAAAAAGTCCATGTAAAAGAAACTCACTGCCATGGTTTAAGAAACGATTTTTGTCAATTTGAAGCCAAAATTTTAGAATAATTATTTTTTATTTTTAATACT encodes the following:
- a CDS encoding DUF2507 domain-containing protein; the encoded protein is MITNSINLLKNTKREKLGNTIDALVFRIVRFVDLEKYVGEYAAHILWYNEGKDFGKELNFKSFDDIIKFCEDLKIGIVEVVNENPIQIRLDECITCSGLPNIGKPYCYFEAGFLAGCLESILGKKVHVKETHCHGLRNDFCQFEAKILE